The following are encoded together in the Candida orthopsilosis Co 90-125, chromosome 5 draft sequence genome:
- a CDS encoding Zcf15 predicted zinc-finger protein, whose product METSESFDLDKRTKVSRACDYCKKRKFKCSGKAPCDLCSKKKIDCTFSIVDRRTIRRKNKKRKVKAEKDATLDATAGTPSKLTTQAKEFVHKVVKTEQVDKKSLNMLKKPSQLPIHFQPLTMFPVVGKSDESDESQGKKLEIEEGELSDEDESVESSSEESESEHNEKNNDEAAPAKKTQNSPNARSKFPDAQHGPSWAEDSESHRVLFDGEGNLKYVGESAPLSFLFECRSVFSKTIGKSEFTEERESLEIFDDAEEVREVVQMALPNRSNLRRILRLFYININEACYVFDIKHFEKTVIVPIYNNYSECSVDQISLMNLMIGVGLLYAEIIGDPICQNMESSQMKSSAYFEFGIHLAKKYMNVGKLWITEAMALAFFYYSSTHQRSTAWLILGIAVRNAQGLGLHRKYINESFTDKGYVRHRRKLFKSLYVLDRITSVTLGRPLLIDDYDWDDFGTQDIYDFNKNDEPIENFHLKALIETSKVAKLIGKIIRGFYLDGIVNTFKAEKLAVELKQWASNLPEELQMDKAVNDDGEQNATGEFDDRKISLLLIHLSHLYTVILLSRPFYMYIIFTSGKAKVFNKPKGRQEIAICNFCRAAIKASSLIVQLMECYINYTRFRPERCESNALISTVLMASLIIGMTALFLETHEYKDDTITTQKMMIHLNAAKRVLQFYSKTNIMATRYYVIMNQMQSALMEKFNLDVNGVKRKVSKKRKQGKETWGDAPLEPKNGNKSKPLPQPPVYNTPNSQFTHPSQPFQQQQQQQQQQQQQQQQQQQQQQQQQQQQQQQQQRSSVASHISPSSSYDSTRTPTSSTATTEEHFPPHDIFNKDYDNFMENFGTLLLPMATMGSTLNSNQGNDGSRYPVNELTGGNLYGSGSYDSTNLDATGSNLYNQQFNLQEQPQQLQRSESYVQQPLRSGVASGGGGPSGGIGGIANGRGGSFSGSTGGVSLKTPNDDSLDEFMYNVGLNDFLYDARTLG is encoded by the coding sequence ATGGAAACATCCGAAAGTTTTGATCTTGACAAACGGACGAAAGTGTCACGGGCTTGTGACTACTGcaaaaaaaggaaattcAAATGCAGTGGAAAAGCGCCTTGTGATTTGTGtctgaaaaagaagattgaTTGTACATTTAGTATTGTTGATAGAAGAACAATACGTAGaaagaacaaaaagagaaaagtcAAGGCAGAAAAGGATGCCACATTGGATGCAACAGCAGGAACTCCTTCTAAACTAACTACCCAAGCAAAGGAGTTTGTTCATAAAGTAGTCAAAACTGAGCAAGTGGATAAAAAATCTTTAAACATGTTAAAAAAACCATCACAACTACCTATACACTTCCAGCCTTTGACAATGTTCCCCGTTGTAGGAAAGTCCGACGAGAGTGATGAGTCACAGGGGAAGAAATTAGAGATTGAAGAGGGAGAATTGCTGGATGAAGACGAGTCAGTGGAATCTAGTAGCGAGGAGAGCGAATCTGAACATaatgaaaagaacaatGACGAAGCTGCACCAGCTAAGAAGACACAAAACAGCCCAAACGCACGTTCAAAGTTCCCTGATGCACAACACGGACCTAGCTGGGCTGAAGATTCCGAACTGCACCGTGTGCTTTTCGATGGGGAaggaaatttgaaatatgttGGTGAGTCGGCCCCATTATCCTTTTTATTCGAATGCAGAAGCGTTTTCTCCAAAACTATTGGTAAGTCAGAGTTTACTGAAGAACGTGAATCTTTGGAGatatttgatgatgcaGAAGAAGTTCGTGAGGTTGTTCAAATGGCGTTACCAAACCGTAGCAACTTACGGAGAATTTTGAGGTTGTTTTACATTAACATTAATGAGGCTTGTTATGTATTTGATatcaaacattttgaaaaaacagTGATTGTTCCGATCTACAACAATTATAGCGAATGCTCAGTTGACCAGATTtccttgatgaatttaatgATTGGAGTGGGGCTCTTGTATGCTGAAATTATTGGTGatccaatttgtcaaaacATGGAGTCGTCACAAATGAAATCATCGGCATATTTCGAATTTGGAATTCATTTGGCTAAAAAGTATATGAACGTGGGGAAATTGTGGATTACGGAAGCTATGGCTCTTGCTTTCTTTTACTACTCATCAACCCATCAACGTAGCACCGCTTGGTTAATCCTAGGTATTGCAGTGAGAAATGCTCAAGGGTTGGGTCTTCATCGCAAATACATCAATGAATCATTCACAGACAAGGGATATGTCAGACATAGAAGAAAATTATTCAAGAGTTTGTATGTATTGGATCGTATTACATCGGTAACTTTGGGACGTCCATTACTCATTGATGATTACGATTGGGATGATTTTGGCACTCAAGATATCTATGACTTTAATAAGAATGatgaaccaattgaaaatttccaTTTGAAGGCATTGATTGAAACTAGTAAAGTAGCGAAACTCATTGGTAAAATCATTCGTGGGTTTTATCTTGATGGTATTGTCAATACTTTCAAGGCGGAGAAGTTAGCTGTTGAGTTGAAACAATGGGCATCAAACTTGCCTGAAGAGTTGCAAATGGATAAAGCAGTTAATGATGACGGTGAACAGAATGCTACCggtgaatttgatgatcGTAAGATTTCATTACtattgattcatttgtCCCATTTATACACAGTCATTCTATTATCACGACCATTTTATATGTATATTATATTCACACTGGGAAAGGCGAAAGTATTCAATAAACCCAAGGGACGCCAAGAAATTGCCATTTGCAACTTCTGCAGAGCTGCTATAAAAGCGTCAAGTTTGATTGTTCAGTTGATGGAGTGTTATATCAACTACACTAGATTCCGACCAGAGAGGTGCGAATCGAACGCGTTGATATCAACGGTATTAATGGCCTCATTGATTATTGGAATGACGGCATTGTTTTTAGAGACTCATGAGTACAAAGATGATACAATTACGACTCAaaaaatgatgattcaTTTAAACGCAGCTAAACGAGTACtacaattttattcaaaGACTAATATAATGGCAACCAGATATTATGTTATTatgaatcaaatgcaaaGTGCCTTGATGGAAAAGTTCAACCTAGATGTTAATGGTGTTAAGAGAAAAGTGAGTAAAAAGAGGAAACAAGGTAAGGAAACATGGGGCGACGCACCGCTAGAACCaaaaaatggaaacaagTCTAAACCATTGCCCCAACCACCGGTTTACAACACGCCAAATAGCCAATTCACCCACCCAAGTCAaccatttcaacaacaacagcaacaacagcaacaacagcaacaacagcaacaacagcaacaacagcaacaacagcaacaacaacaacaacagcagcaacagcagcaacgATCGTCAGTTGCAAGTCATATATCACCTAGCCTGTCCTATGATTCAACAAGAACGCCAACGTCATCAACGGCAACCACTGAAGAACATTTCCCACCACatgatattttcaataaggATTATGATAATTTCatggaaaattttggaacTTTATTACTACCTATGGCAACAATGGGTTCCACTTTGAATTCGAATCAGGGGAATGATGGATCACGATATCCCGTGAATGAACTTACTGGTGGCAATCTATATGGACTGGGGAGCTATGACTCTACGAATCTCGATGCTACGGGATCAAATCTatataatcaacaattcaacttACAAgaacaaccacaacaactacaacgGTCTGAACTGTATGTACAACAACCATTACGGTCTGGGGTTGCGTCTGGAGGAGGAGGGCCTAGCGGCGGCATTGGAGGAATCGCCAATGGCCGTGGTGGTTCTTTCAGCGGTAGCACAGGTGGCGTATCTTTAAAAACTCCAAATGATGACCTGTTGGATGAATTTATGTACAATGTTGGTCTAAATGATTTCTTATACGATGCAAGAACACTAGGATAA
- a CDS encoding Hgt17 glucose transporter → MISSQAIKLIFSNFNKSHNEVNFYSQLSKFIKPQQRAFTQLSSLSAKLIPNKQQVVLFNKIGSFDEIKVDNNYPTPQIESDYDIIVKNHYAGVNYIEAYFRTGEYPSNPPMIFGREASGEVVEVGSQVDNLKPGDKIAYLSPSTFAQYTKITNDNLKLLKLPPSATDQELQIFGSILLQGLTALTFVKEPYKVEKGDDVLVWAAAGGVGNLLVQLINQVGGNAIAVASNDTKLKLAAESGAKYLINSTTDNIEEKVRQFTNGKGVEAVYDSIGKDTFDISLNSLATAGTFVSFGNASGPVTPFSLSKLSTKNIKVSRPSSMVYLNNPQKWNYYSGLLLDLLNTDKLKFNISKVYELQNYRQAAEDLESRRSHGKLTLKIPQ, encoded by the coding sequence ATGATTTCATCTCAAGCAATCAAACTTATATTTTCTAACTTTAATAAGAGCCACAACGAAGTTAATTTTTACAGtcaactttcaaaatttatcaaaccacaacaacGTGCTTTCACTCAATTAAGCTCATTATCTGCCAAATTGATCCCGAATAAGCAACAAGTTGTCTTGTTCAATAAAATCGGTAGCTTTGATGAGATCAAGGTCGACAACAATTATCCTACACCTCAGATTGAAAGTGACTACGATATAATTGTCAAAAATCACTACGCTGGAGTCAATTACATTGAAGCTTACTTTAGAACCGGTGAATATCCTTCAAATCCACCAATGATTTTTGGTAGAGAAGCAAGTGgagaagttgttgaagtagGTTCCCAAgttgacaatttgaagCCGGGTGATAAGATTGCTTATTTGTCaccttcaacttttgcTCAATATACAAAGATCACCAATGATAATTTAAAGCTCTTAAAGTTACCTCCACTGGCTACTGATCAAGAATTACAGATATTTGGATCAATCTTGTTACAAGGTTTGACTGCCTTGACTTTTGTTAAGGAACCTTACAAGGTTGAAAAAGGGGACGATGTTTTAGTCTGGGCAGCTGCTGGTGGAGTCGGAAACTTATTagttcaattgatcaaccaAGTCGGAGGTAATGCAATCGCCGTTGCTTCCAATgatacaaaattgaaattagcAGCAGAATCAGGAGCCAAGTATTTGATTAACTCAACAACAGATAACATAGAAGAAAAAGTAAGGCAATTCACCAATGGTAAAGGAGTTGAAGCTGTTTACGATTCAATCGGTAAAGACACATTCGATATATCATTAAATTCATTAGCTACAGCGGGTACATTTGTAAGTTTTGGAAATGCTTCAGGTCCAGTTACACCTTTTTCGTTATCGAAGTTATCAACTAAAAACATTAAAGTTTCCAGACCCTCATCTATGGTGTACTTGAACAATCCACAAAAATGGAATTACTATTCGGGTTTGTTattggatttgttgaacaccgataaattgaaattcaatatttcaaaagtgTACGAGTTACAAAATTATAGACAAGCTGctgaagatttggaaagtaGAAGATCTCATGGAAAATTGACCTTGAAAATTCCACAATAA
- a CDS encoding Adr1 transcription factor (transcription factor with zinc finger motif), producing the protein MLSAFNTTSYMNTTSIGLRSDTSHSSLNQMPDDGRSEDPTPTPSSAHSTPNEKEIDNNDNKTTIKKAKNIPVELTAYGTTPSGKPRLFVCQICTRAFARLEHLRRHERSHTKEKPFSCGVCQRKFSRRDLLLRHAQKLHAGCTDAITRLRRKSIRSKDDDGDDESGTVAQDATKVKAEPVEFNLNLFDSKANTTKAKVSKAKRNTAISQQSPLPTGATVTPASSTSSSTSVTRKSSNPANMKRQVLEHKRHTPDITSSSGIAITPTRARRGTSFSAQSGANYAVNIPEFNDVYPQSDNVEFSTPQFLPSSTADEMNWLDNLAHIPGLSDSSNIVKMQRTSSITSGINGYPTPPVNVSHHGSFSHPSHFTAMGQTRTDSVNSTNSQFDVGYMMPTVTLTSQEIQNGVNAHHQHQLQQQQQQQQQQQQHQLHKQQQPHPQQPPPQPHSQQQPPQQTFHHSGQLDKYLDGSGYSFYDIPDDVLDQALHVDPSSHIRVLTPILQEPDEDRAPGRADENLNPEWNFLNDIDELTHEIDVGAKFMPGGYSFYGDQFSASSSGVDASSPANLKSPPKTNSSQSNVVNPVIENTIDQHTLLNMENMATPQRELLEQMPKMRLGNFSRNKMFTNHMRQLINRALNKYPISGISTPVIPSNEKLESFLYRFVEDFLCHFPFIHVSKLNEYEIMSMASDEDESNESARVCLPLLAATIGALLSNSKNDSEHLYEASRRAIHIYLESRKNPPQGRVNDGATKNPLWLIQSLSLSVIYGLFSDNPNNVFIVMRQLNALNSLVKTSIKSNEPILFSIHGEDRMIYDKFFDPSRKQAEEISLFSNSLSDELKFKNLINMQSQTRIVYIIYRLTNFLSMLYNVPLTLSANDLDELVVPNRNEEHLWGFKNYQEFQENCSMNGESLTMYSQTSTIKFKDLLLRISKSASPSVPVNEELDRSISFSLDQLGKCGFTSLVHGIYEIKQYKEMAKVDAFKVLDEMSVHFPIDDKHKLSKDYERIDYLLLTNYTKICAALNIKFIKDQLWFKTYQDLVDNFSYVFNNFPSKGDENVDDDYLRVADCCVQLVKLLSFSTIDDGEPSQHLHQRPQSGQKHSSEIIGQAPFDTDFGYLDNTSNSFIDDHSFLHHEGNNNNNESPCAIKVQFSTQFEPTNDLVHAQMLFHAFNTMILFSIYLIRRKSLLRKSGLIDDEAQVESLNQFTSKLHSMLSLLDQIEQQLNHRGYKFNGEEFGNAGITNPSPVQPGTASSGSPHVKLEPSWSSISYTAGGATPTEDALKIDLQKTLRILHVGEMMLNYLYESQLRVSILKKVASNLSMMKQYVVENKDKLVE; encoded by the coding sequence ATGCTTTCCGCTTTTAATACAACTTCATACATGAATACAACTAGTATTGGACTTAGGAGTGATACATCACACTCTTCGTTGAACCAGATGCCTGATGATGGCAGGCTGGAGGACCCTACCCCAACCCCACTGAGTGCACATTCTACTCCCaacgaaaaagaaattgacaacaatgacaacaagacaacaatcaaaaaggCAAAAAACATTCCTGTAGAGCTTACAGCTTATGGCACAACCCCCTCGGGTAAACCTCGTTTATTTGTTTGTCAAATCTGTACTCGTGCATTTGCAAGATTAGAACATTTGAGGCGACATGAGAGATCTcatacaaaagaaaagccATTTAGCTGCGGAGTTTGTCAAAGGAAATTCAGTCGGAGAGATTTGTTACTACGTCATGCACAAAAGTTACATGCTGGGTGTACTGATGCGATCACCCGACTTAGACGTAAATCCATAAGACtgaaagatgatgatggagatGACGAGTCTGGTACAGTAGCTCAAGATGCAACAAAAGTTAAAGCTGAACCAGTTGAATTCAACTTGAACTTGTTTGATTCGAAAGCCAATACTACTAAAGCGAAGGTGCTGAAAGCAAAACGCAACACTGCTATTTCACAACAATCTCCACTTCCAACAGGAGCAACAGTGACGCCTGCCTCgtcaacatcatcttccACGAGTGTTACTCGAAAAAGCTCCAATCCAGCTAATATGAAAAGACAAGTACTAGAACATAAAAGACATACACCAGATATTACAAGCTCTTCCGGAATTGCTATAACCCCAACAAGAGCAAGAAGAGGGACATCTTTCTCTGCACAATCGGGAGCGAATTATGCAGTGAATATACCCGAATTTAATGATGTCTACCCACAGAGTGATAATGTTGAATTCTCGACCCCTCAGTTCTTACCATCTAGCACTGCTGACGAAATGAATTGGCTTGATAATCTTGCTCATATACCCGGGTTATCCGACTCATCCAACATTGTCAAGATGCAACGCACAAGCTCTATAACATCTGGTATTAATGGGTACCCAACCCCACCTGTCAATGTCAGTCATCATGGTTCCTTTTCCCATCCCTCACATTTCACAGCTATGGGTCAAACTAGAACTGATAGCGTTAATAGCACAAACTCACAATTTGATGTAGGATACATGATGCCAACTGTCACATTGACGAGTCAGGAAATTCAGAATGGCGTAAATGcacatcatcaacatcagctacaacagcaacaacagcaacaacagcagcaacaacagcatcagCTACATAAACAGCAACAGCCACATCCTCAGCAACCTCCACCTCAACCGCATTCACAGCAACAACCCCCTCAACAGACATTTCACCACTCTGGTCAACTCGATAAGTACTTGGATGGTTCAGGTTATTCCTTCTATGATATACCAGATGATGTATTAGATCAGGCGTTGCATGTTGATCCATCGTCCCATATTCGAGTCTTGACTCCAATACTCCAAGAGCCTGACGAAGATCGTGCCCCTGGTAGAGCggatgaaaatttgaatccTGAATGGAATTTCCTTAATGACATTGACGAATTAACtcatgaaattgatgttggaGCTAAGTTCATGCCTGGAGGATACTCTTTCTATGGTGACCAATTTTCAGCCAGCTCTTCTGGGGTTGATGCTAGTTCGCCagcaaatttgaaatctcCACCTAAAACCAACAGCTCTCAACTGAATGTGGTGAATCCAGTAATTGAAAACACAATTGATCAGCATACATTACTAAATATGGAGAACATGGCAACACCTCAAAGAGAACTTTTGGAGCAGATGCCAAAGATGAGATTGGGAAACTTTTCCAGAAACAAGATGTTTACCAACCATATGCGCCAGCTAATCAATCGCGCTTTAAACAAGTATCCAATAAGTGGTATTTCCACCCCAGTTATTCCTTCAAAcgaaaaattggaatcatTTCTTTATcgatttgttgaagattttttATGTCATTTTCCATTTATACATGTATCAAAGTTAAATGAGTATGAGATTATGAGCATGGCatctgatgaagatgaatctAATGAAAGTGCTAGAGTTTGTTTACCCTTGCTTGCGGCCACTATCGGTGCTTTATTGTCCAACAGCAAGAATGATTCGGAACACTTGTATGAAGCGTCAAGAAGAGCCATTCACATTTATTTGGAAAGTAGAAAGAATCCTCCACAAGGCAGGGTGAATGATGGTGCCACAAAGAACCCACTTTGGCTTATACAATCGCTTTCGTTGTCTGTTATTTACGGTTTGTTTTCTGATAATCCGAATAATGTGTTTATCGTTATGAGACAATTGAATGCATTGAACTCACTAGTGAAGACATCAATAAAGAGTAATGAGCCCATATTATTTTCCATCCATGGTGAGGATAGGATGATCTATgacaaattttttgatccaAGTAGGAAACAAGCTGAAgaaatttcattattttcCAACAGTTTGAGTGATGAATTGAAGTTTaagaatttgatcaatatgCAATCACAAACTCGAATTGTTTACATTATTTATCGATTGACCAATTTCCTTTCCATGTTGTATAATGTTCCCCTAACATTATCAGCTAACGATTTAGATGAATTGGTTGTACCTAATAGAAACGAGGAACACTTGTGGGGTTTTaaaaattatcaagaatttcaagaaaattgttcaatgaaTGGTGAATCATTGACAATGTATTCTCAAACGAGCACAATCAAGTTTAAAGATTTGTTACTCAGAATCTCAAAATCAGCTAGTCCCAGTGTTCCCGTAAATGAAGAACTTGATCGTTCAATCTCATTTagtcttgatcaattgggTAAATGTGGGTTTACGTCTTTAGTACATGGAATATATGAAATCAAACAGTACAAGGAAATGGCTAAAGTTGATGCGTTTAAAGTGTTGGACGAAATGTCTGTGCATTTCCCCATAGATGATAAACACAAATTGAGTAAAGATTatgaaagaattgattacttattgttgacaaattaTACCAAGATTTGTGCTGCTTtaaatatcaaattcatcaaggaCCAATTGTGGTTCAAGACATATCAGGATTTAGTTGATAATTTCAGTTATGTGTTCAACAACTTCCCTAGTAAAGGagatgaaaatgttgatgatgattatttACGAGTTGCTGATTGTTGTGTACAATTAGTCAAGTTACTTTCGTTTAGTACTATAGACGATGGTGAGCCAAGTCAACATCTACACCAACGTCCACAATCTGGTCAAAAGCACAGCTCCGAAATTATTGGACAAGCCCCATTTGATACTGATTTCGGATACTTGGACAATACATCGAATTCATTTATCGATGATCACagttttcttcatcatgaGGGgaataacaacaataatgAATCTCCCTGTGCAATCAAGGTGCAATTTTCAACCCAATTTGAACCAACCAATGATCTAGTCCATGCACAAATGTTGTTTCATGCATTCAACACCATGATTTTATTctcaatttatttgattaGACGTAAATCATTACTAAGAAAACTGGGGCTTATCGATGATGAAGCACAAGTTGAATCTTTGAACCAGTTCACAAGCAAGTTGCATCTGATGTTGTCACtacttgatcaaattgaacaacagTTGAATCACCGCGGGtacaaattcaatggaGAAGAGTTTGGTAATGCGGGCATTACTAATCCATCACCAGTGCAACCTGGTACTGCTTCCAGTGGTAGTCCACATGTGAAATTGGAACCAAGTTGGTCTTCAATATCATACACGGCTGGGGGTGCTACTCCTACTGAGGAtgctttgaaaattgatttacaaaagaCATTACGCATCCTACATGTTGGTgaaatgatgttgaattatCTATACGAATCTCAATTACGCGTAtcgattttgaaaaaagtaGCATCAAATttactgatgatgaaacaatatgtggttgaaaataaagataAATTGGTAGAATAA
- a CDS encoding Mgm1 protein (S. cerevisiae homolog MGM1 has role genome maintenance, mitochondrial fusion and localizes to mitochondrial intermembrane space), translated as MIPILNRRLISNPRCIANKRFLLIRPTLRNTSKFIPYHHRHHHNNGVLIPTRNIGFIKVLAKATRLPAYIGGGMAAGGTYIAYKVEQASSYTQDQLSRFKDFTDGVFDKTGEFFKSMSGGDNGSGGDSSSSGSGSGGGDDAATAIGATAAAVGLTSDDEDETVVEEDEDDMETLIEEDDEDFEGPDETDDNMLNLTRQMIEIRNLLASIDHDGIKLPSIVVIGSQSSGKSSVLESIVGQEFLPKGSNMVTRRPIELTLVNTPESASNVAELPALKINNLTDFTQLQKILYDLNMAVPETECISNDPIQVTIRSPKVPDLSLVDLPGYIQVEAADQPTELKKKIRELCFKYLEPPNVILAISAADVDLANSAALRASRLADPRGERTIGVITKLDLVSPKEAHSILTNRKYPLRLGYVGVITKAPQAKGNASLFSRNKVTGYQAFVAQQNFEHNYLKEHKDEFYGTTVGTRNLKKKLMKVLEKTMAASLRPTHLAIQQELEETSYQFKVEFNDRPLTPEMYLANNIDMLKLGTKDLSHHFSRNELKAILKNALDQKVLGLLAERYWNKPFDLNSSTIVEPNLKELTQAVHDDDIYWHRKLDLASGSLTKLGVGRMSTNLITNALLTEVENLVDNTQLKNHPMAKQAVKDAAKTVLSAKYYSTADQVENCIKPYKYEVEIEDREWDASKANAVSLLKEEMRQCDEVYNDLKHHVGGRKLQQVVTYLEKLKQTKSGDIDLTSNETLGFSPTLIQRGKDAIFLKDRLSLLKMRYQFIKNSKKCKSKENKYQCPEIFLDAVATKISTTAILFLNVELLSDFYYNFPRELDVKFFTNLSKDDIERFAKEDLKVKKHIELQERKDLLENALSKIESVLAIQRGQSKDKEEEHKSIFKW; from the coding sequence ATGATACCTATACTTAATAGACGACTAATATCGAACCCACGTTGCATCGCCAACAAGAGGTTTCTTCTCATAAGACCCACCCTAAGAAACACATCCAAGTTTATACCctatcatcatcgtcatcaccACAATAATGGCGTATTAATTCCCACAAGAAATATTGGATTCATCAAAGTTTTGGCAAAGGCAACGAGGTTACCAGCATATATAGGGGGAGGAATGGCTGCTGGTGGAACCTACATTGCATACAAAGTTGAACAAGCTAGCTCATACACCCAAGATCAATTAAGTCGGTTTAAGGACTTTACTGATGGggtttttgataaaacgGGAGAGTTTTTTAAAAGTATGAGTGGTGGGGATAATGGAAGTGGCGGAGATTCAAGTAGTAGTGGCAGCGGTAGTGGAGGTGGAGATGATGCTGCTACTGCGATAGGGGCAACTGCAGCAGCTGTTGGTCTCAccagtgatgatgaagatgagaCGGTAGtggaagaagatgaagacgaCATGGAAACACtcattgaagaagatgacgaAGACTTTGAAGGACCCGATGAGACCGATGACAATATGTTGAATCTCACTCGTCAAATGATTGAGATAAGAAACTTGTTAGCAAGCATAGATCACGATGGAATCAAATTGCCTTCGATTGTAGTTATTGGCTCACAATCTAGTGGTAAATCATCTGTCTTGGAGAGTATTGTTGGACAAGAGTTTTTGCCAAAAGGTTCTAACATGGTCACAAGAAGACCTATTGAGTTAACATTGGTAAATACACCGGAGTCGGCATCAAATGTTGCTGAATTGCCtgctttgaaaattaaCAACTTGACAGATTTTActcaattacaaaagatCTTATATGATTTGAACATGGCTGTGCCAGAGACTGAATGTATTTCAAACGATCCAATTCAAGTGACAATCAGATCACCAAAGGTACCAGATTTATCGTTGGTTGATTTACCAGGGTATATCCAAGTGGAGGCTGCTGATCAACCTACTgaattaaagaaaaagattaGAGAACTTTGCTTTAAATACTTGGAACCTCCAAATGTCATTTTGGCGATATCAGCAGCCGATGTTGATTTGGCCAACTCAGCTGCACTAAGAGCCTCAAGATTGGCTGATCCTAGAGGTGAGAGAACAATTGGTGTAATTACAAAGTTGGATTTGGTCAGCCCCAAAGAAGCACACCTGATTTTGACCAACCGTAAATATCCATTGAGATTGGGATACGTGGGAGTTATCACAAAAGCTCCGCAAGCAAAGGGAAATGCCAGCCTATTCTCCAGAAACAAAGTAACAGGCTATCAAGCCTTTGTAGCACAGCAAAACTTCGAACATAATTACTTGAAAGAACACAAAGATGAGTTTTATGGAACTACAGTTGGTACAAGgaacttgaaaaagaaattgatgaaggtgTTGGAAAAAACCATGGCAGCATCTTTAAGACCTACCCATTTGGCAATTCAACAAGAGTTAGAAGAAACGTCATATCAATTTAAAGTTGAGTTTAATGATCGTCCATTGACACCGGAAATGTATTTGGCAAACAATATCGATATGTTAAAATTGGGAACCAAAGATTTAAGTCACCATTTTTCTCgtaatgaattgaaagctATATTGAAGAATGCTTTGGATCAGAAAGTATTGGGTTTGTTAGCAGAAAGGTACTGGAATAaaccatttgatttgaacaGTTCCACTATAGTGGAGCCAAATTTAAAAGAATTGACCCAAGCTGTtcatgatgatgatatttaCTGGCATAGAAAATTAGACTTGGCTTCTGGTTCGTTGACGAAATTGGGTGTTGGTAGaatgtcaacaaatttgatcaCTAATGCCCTTTTAACTGAGGTGGAAAATCTTGTTGACAATACgcaattgaaaaaccaTCCAATGGCCAAACAGGCAGTTAAAGATGCGGCGAAAACCGTATTGAGTGCAAAATACTACTCAACTGCTGATCAGGTAGAGAACTGTATCAAACCATACAAGTATGAAGTTGAGATTGAAGATCGTGAGTGGGATGCATCAAAAGCTAATGCGGTTTCTTTGCTTAAAGAGGAAATGAGACAATGTGACGAAGTTTACAATGACTTGAAACATCATGTTGGTGGACGTAAATTGCAACAAGTTGTGACTTACTTGGagaagttgaaacaaaCCAAATCGGGAGATATTGATCTTACATCGAATGAAACGTTAGGATTCTCACCAACATTGATCCAACGTGGTAAGGATGCCATTTTCTTGAAAGATCGATTGTCATTGCTCAAAATGAGATACCAGTTTATCAAGAATTCAAAGAAATGTAAGTCGAAAGAAAACAAGTATCAATGCCCTGAAATATTCCTCGATGCAGTAGCAACCAAAATTTCCACCACCGCAATATTATTCTTGAACGTTGAATTATTGAGTGATTTCTATTACAATTTCCCACGTGAATTGGAtgttaaatttttcaccaatttaTCTAaagatgatattgaaagatttgctAAGGAGGATCTCAAGGTTAAGAAACATATTGAGTTACAAGAACGTAAAGATTTATTGGAAAATGCTTTGAGTAAGATTGAAAGTGTGTTGGCTATCCAACGTGGACAACTGAAGGATAAAGAAGAGGAACATAAATCAATCTTCAAGTGGTAG